The Cylindrospermopsis curvispora GIHE-G1 genome contains a region encoding:
- the trpC gene encoding indole-3-glycerol phosphate synthase TrpC — MQIRRRSPSPAIDVSIVRYQVALEEASPNNILEEIVWSKEIEIEQRRDKVPLRELQKQVLVAPPTRDFLAALRQSKTKPALIAEVKKASPSKGVLRKDFNPVEIAQSYGAGGASCLSVLTDSKFFQGSFENLSLIRSVVDLPLLCKEFIIYPYQMYLARVNGADAILLIAAILSDQDLQYFIKIAKSLKMAALIEVHSLEELDRVLKLDGVNLIGINNRNLEDFSVNLQTTGELLKQRGGEIQARNILVVSESGIHTPEDISTVEKAGASAILVGESLVKQPDPELAIKQLFGR, encoded by the coding sequence ATGCAAATACGTCGTCGTTCTCCCAGTCCCGCCATAGATGTTTCTATAGTGCGCTACCAAGTCGCTCTAGAGGAGGCATCGCCAAATAACATTTTAGAAGAAATAGTTTGGTCAAAAGAGATAGAAATAGAACAAAGGAGGGACAAGGTACCTTTAAGGGAACTGCAAAAGCAGGTTTTGGTTGCACCTCCAACCCGTGATTTTCTAGCCGCACTGCGCCAAAGTAAAACCAAACCTGCCCTAATAGCAGAGGTCAAAAAAGCATCTCCCAGCAAAGGGGTATTAAGAAAAGACTTTAACCCTGTGGAAATTGCCCAATCCTATGGAGCAGGAGGTGCCAGTTGTCTTTCGGTGTTGACAGATAGCAAATTTTTTCAAGGTAGTTTTGAGAATCTATCATTGATTCGTAGTGTGGTAGATCTGCCATTACTGTGCAAGGAATTCATTATTTATCCCTATCAAATGTACTTGGCCAGGGTCAATGGTGCGGACGCAATTTTATTGATAGCAGCGATTTTAAGTGATCAAGATTTGCAGTATTTCATCAAGATTGCCAAAAGTTTGAAAATGGCCGCATTAATTGAAGTGCACAGTTTAGAAGAGCTAGACAGAGTATTAAAACTAGATGGAGTAAATTTAATTGGTATAAATAATCGTAACCTAGAAGATTTTTCCGTTAACTTGCAGACCACCGGTGAACTACTTAAACAGAGGGGAGGTGAAATCCAAGCAAGAAATATTTTAGTAGTTAGCGAGTCGGGGATACACACACCAGAAGACATCAGTACAGTAGAAAAAGCAGGTGCATCAGCAATACTAGTAGGCGAGTCCCTAGTCAAACAACCAGATCCGGAATTAGCAATTAAGCAACTTTTTGGAAGATAA
- a CDS encoding pyridoxal-phosphate-dependent aminotransferase family protein: MENKLMLMIPGPTPVPEAALLALAKHPIGHRTGEFSSMMGEVTENLKWLHQTTNDVLMLNVSGTGAVEAGIINFLSPGDRILVGNNGKFGERWVEVGEAFGLNVEVVTAEWGKPLDPSKFGEILAADSKKEIKAVVITHSETSTGVINDLAAINSHVKAHGEALIIVDAVTSLGAYNVAVDELGLDIVASGSQKGYMIPPGLGFVSVSAKAWEAYKTAKLPKFYLDLGKYRKSTAKNTTPFTPPVNLIVALHTTLGMMKREGLESIFARHERQKNATRAAMKALNLPLFAPDEWASPAITAVSVPGMEADKIRSLMKKRFDIALAGGQDHLTNKIFRIGHLGFVSDRDILSCVSALEVVLGELGYENFIPGAGVAAAVKVFTTI; this comes from the coding sequence ATGGAAAACAAATTAATGTTGATGATTCCTGGACCAACTCCAGTACCAGAAGCAGCTTTACTAGCATTAGCCAAACATCCCATTGGTCATCGAACCGGGGAGTTTAGCAGCATGATGGGTGAAGTCACAGAAAACCTCAAATGGTTACATCAGACCACCAACGATGTATTAATGCTCAATGTTAGTGGTACAGGAGCAGTAGAAGCAGGAATTATTAACTTTCTCTCCCCAGGCGATCGCATATTAGTGGGTAATAACGGCAAATTTGGGGAACGTTGGGTAGAAGTAGGAGAAGCATTTGGTTTAAACGTAGAAGTGGTAACCGCTGAGTGGGGAAAACCCCTAGACCCAAGCAAATTTGGGGAAATATTAGCAGCAGACAGCAAAAAGGAAATTAAAGCTGTAGTCATTACCCATAGCGAAACCTCTACAGGAGTAATTAATGATTTAGCAGCTATTAATAGCCATGTAAAAGCACACGGTGAGGCATTAATTATTGTTGATGCCGTTACCAGTTTGGGAGCTTATAATGTAGCAGTAGACGAACTAGGATTAGACATAGTTGCTTCCGGTTCTCAGAAAGGGTATATGATACCACCGGGTTTAGGATTTGTTTCCGTCAGTGCCAAAGCATGGGAAGCATATAAAACTGCCAAATTACCGAAATTCTACTTAGACCTAGGCAAATATCGCAAATCCACAGCCAAGAACACCACACCATTTACCCCACCAGTGAATTTAATTGTAGCATTACATACCACCTTGGGGATGATGAAGAGGGAGGGATTAGAATCAATTTTTGCCCGTCACGAGCGGCAAAAAAATGCTACCCGTGCAGCGATGAAAGCATTGAATTTGCCCCTATTTGCACCGGATGAATGGGCCAGTCCCGCGATTACTGCGGTATCAGTACCCGGGATGGAAGCAGATAAAATTCGCTCTTTGATGAAAAAGCGGTTTGACATCGCTTTAGCGGGTGGACAAGATCATTTGACTAACAAGATTTTTCGTATCGGTCATTTGGGATTCGTGAGCGATCGGGATATTCTTAGTTGTGTTTCGGCCCTGGAGGTGGTTCTTGGGGAGCTGGGTTATGAGAACTTTATTCCTGGTGCTGGTGTTGCTGCTGCGGTGAAGGTATTTACCACTATTTAA